The genomic DNA GGCCGTTGTTGATGCCGGTCATCACGCCCCACTGCGCGGCGCCGTGCATCAGCGGCGGCAGGATCATCATCCGCATCTCGCCGGCGGCCGAGGCCCGGTCGACGATCTCCTGGGCCGACTGCGCCGGCTCGCCCGTCATCGCGTTGCGGCCGCCGAACGAGGCCATGAAGATGTCGTGCTGGCGCCACAGCACGCCCTTGGGCATACCGGTGGTGCCCCCGGTGTACAGCACGTAGAGGTCGTCGGGCGACGGCGTCACCGGCGGCGGCGGGACATCGGTGGTCACGATGGTCTCGTAGTCGACGGCACCCGGCAGCAGCTCGTTGCCCGAGCTGTCGGCGATCTGGATCAGTACCTTGAGGTTCGGCAGCTCTGGCAGCACCTCGGCCAGCGTCGGAGCGAACGCGGCGTGGTAGATCAGGGCGGAGGCACCCGCGTCGTTCAGCAGGTACTGCAGCTCGGCCTTGACGTAGCGGTAGTTGACGTTGAACGGTGCCACCCGGGCCCGGAAGGCGCCGAGCAGCGATTCGACGAACTCGGGGCCGTTGTAGGCGTAGATGCCGACCAGGTCCTGCCCGACTTCGTGGCCGGCCAGCTGATCGCGCTCGGTGTGCACGCCCAGGCCCTGTGCGTGCAGGTAGGCGGCGAGCCGGTTGGCGCGGGTGACGACCTCGGCGTAGGTGAAGCGGCGATCGCCCTGAATGATCAGGGTCCGGTCCGGGATGGCTGCAGCGACGGCGTCGGTGACGTCGGAAACCGTGAACAGCACGTTTCTCCTAAAGCTGGTCGGGCAACAACTGGACATCTGTCCATACAGGAATTTAGTACCACGGAGTGAGGGGCGTCTCTTTTGGTACCACCCTGTGCGGTGCCGACAGCGGTGTGCGTCCACTGTGCGGACGGTTGTGTAGACGGTCGTTGCCCGCCGGCCCGACGGTCAGCTGTTCACCTGGCGTGCCCGCTCAGCAGCAGCGGCCCTGCGGGTTGCGATCCGCGGCGCGGTGCCGCGCCTTCCAGTACTCGCGCTCGGTCAGCGCCGGCTCGCCGGTGTGGCTGCGACGGTGGTGGTCCAGATACCGGGCGTAGTGGTTGTCGCCCATCAGTGATGACCAGTACCAACTGATCTGGCGTGCGAGTCGGGCAGCGCGTCCCATTGCTTCTGCACCTCCTTCTCGATGTCGGTGGCGAAGAGGCCGCGCGGGGCGAACCGCCGCGACGGCACCGCCTCGTCGTCGGTGAGGGGCCGGCCGCCGCCGCGGATGGCCTGGATGGCGACGACGATGCCGACGACCACGACGATCACCACCAGCAGCGCGAACACGATGGACAGCGTGCCCTGAATGAAGGTGTTCCGGATGACGGCGTCGATCTGGTCGGGGTTCTTCGCGGAGCCGAAGCTCGTCTTGCCGGCCGCCTCGGCCGCCACATACTGCGAATGCTGTTGCCAGTAACCGATTTTGGGGTCGTGGGAGAAGATCTTCTGCCACGACGCGGTGAGGGTGACCAGGGCGTCCCAGAACAGTGGCAGCCCGGGAATCCAGGCCCATTTCAGCAGGCCCTTCTTGATCACCACGACGGTGACGACCGTCAGTGCGATGGCGGCGAGCAGCTGGTTGGCGATACCGAACAACGGGAACAGCGTGTTGATGCCGCCGAGGGGATCGGTGACGCCCATCAGCAGGATGCTGCCCCAGCCCGCGACGACCAGGAGGCTGCAGCTCCACGCGCCGATCCGCCAGCTGGGATCGCGCAGCTTCCGCAGGGGCCCCCCGAGATTGCCCAGGGCATCGGACAGCATGAAGCGTGCGACGCGGGTGCCGGCATCGACGGTGGTCAGGATGAACAGGGCCTCGAACATGATCGCGAAGTGGTACCAGAAGGCCTTCATGCTCGACCCGCCGAACACCTGGTGCAGTACTTCCGACATGCCCAGCGCCAGCGTCGGTGCGCCGCCGGTACGCGAAACCACCGAGTGCTCACCGACATCGGTGGCGGCAGTGGTGATCTCTTGTGCGGTGATCGGGGCTCCCGAGAGGCCCAACCCGTTGGCGTAGGTCGCGGCGGTTGCCGCGGTGGGGCCGGTCGCCGCCCCGGGGGAGTTGATGACGAAGTACAGGTGCTGGTTGATGATCGCCGCGGTGATCAGCGCCATGATCGCGACGAACGACTCGGTCAGCATGCCGCCGTAGCCGATGAGCCGCGTCTGCCCTTCCTTCTCCAGCAGCTTCGGCGTCGTGCCCGAGGAGATCAGGGAGTGGAAGCCGGACAGCGCGCCGCACGCGATGGTGATGAACAGGAACGGGAACAGCGCGCCGGCGAACACCGGACCGTCGGCCCGGGTGGCGAACTGCGACACCGCGGGAGCCGACATGACCGGGTGGGCGATCAGGATGCCGACGGCCAGCAGCGAGATGGTGCCGACCTTCATGAACGTCGACAGGTAGTCGCGCGGCGCGAGCAGCAGCCACACCGGCAGCACCGACGCGGCCAGGCCGTAGACGATGATGCACCACGACAACGTCACCTTGGACAGCGTGAACCAGTCTGCACCCCAGGAGGTTTCGGCGACCCAACCGCCCGAGACCACCGCGAGCAGCAGCAGCGCGACGCCGATGAGTGTCACCTCGGACACCCGGCCGGGCCGCAGGTACCGCAGGTACAGCCCCATGAAGATCGCGATCGGAATGGTCATCGCGATGGAGAACACGCCCCACGGGCTTTCCGCGAGCGCGTTGACCACGACGAGAGCCAGCACAGCCAGCAGGATCACCATGATCACCAGCACCGCGACGATCGCGGCGATACCGCCGATGGGCCCGAGCTCGTCGCGCGCCATCTGGCCGAGCGAGCGGCCGCGCCGCCGCGTCGAGATGACCAGCACCAGGTAGTCCTGCACGCAACCGGCGACGACCGCGCCGATGATGATCCAGATGGTGCCCGGCAGGTAGCCCATCTGCATGGCCAGCACAGGGCCGACCAGGGGGCCGGCGCCGGCGATGGCCGCGAAATGGTGACCGAACAGCACCCGGCGGTCGGTCGGCATGTAGTCGGTGTCGTTCTCGAGGAGCTCGGCCGGGGTCGCGTGATCGTCGCGGGGTTTGACGATCTTCATCTCGATCAGCCGCGCGTAGAACCGGTATCCGATGACATACGTACAGATCGCGGCGATGACGAACCACACCGCGTTGACCGTCTCGCCACGCGCGAGGGCGATTACGGCCCACGCCACGGCGGCGACCACGGCGATGACGCCGAAGATCACCCGATGTCGGGTGGTGATGGGCGAGCGGTCGATGATCGCGACCGGTGGCAGGTCCGGGTCGGTACGCACATAGGTGACGTCCCCGACGGATTCGCCGGGGTGCGCGGTGGCTTGCGACATGCCCCACATCCTGTCATCGGTTGGCCCCGGATCGCGGGGTAACACTCAGCGTTCGTACAGCGACCGGACGGAGTCGATGGTGTCGGCTTCTTCCGGCCGCTTGTCGTCGCGGTAGCGCAGCACCCGGGCGAACCGCAGCGCCATCTTGCCGGGATAGCGGCTGGACCCCTGCACGCCGTCGAACGCGATCTCGA from Mycolicibacterium phocaicum includes the following:
- a CDS encoding YbdD/YjiX family protein, which codes for MGDNHYARYLDHHRRSHTGEPALTEREYWKARHRAADRNPQGRCC
- a CDS encoding carbon starvation CstA family protein yields the protein MSQATAHPGESVGDVTYVRTDPDLPPVAIIDRSPITTRHRVIFGVIAVVAAVAWAVIALARGETVNAVWFVIAAICTYVIGYRFYARLIEMKIVKPRDDHATPAELLENDTDYMPTDRRVLFGHHFAAIAGAGPLVGPVLAMQMGYLPGTIWIIIGAVVAGCVQDYLVLVISTRRRGRSLGQMARDELGPIGGIAAIVAVLVIMVILLAVLALVVVNALAESPWGVFSIAMTIPIAIFMGLYLRYLRPGRVSEVTLIGVALLLLAVVSGGWVAETSWGADWFTLSKVTLSWCIIVYGLAASVLPVWLLLAPRDYLSTFMKVGTISLLAVGILIAHPVMSAPAVSQFATRADGPVFAGALFPFLFITIACGALSGFHSLISSGTTPKLLEKEGQTRLIGYGGMLTESFVAIMALITAAIINQHLYFVINSPGAATGPTAATAATYANGLGLSGAPITAQEITTAATDVGEHSVVSRTGGAPTLALGMSEVLHQVFGGSSMKAFWYHFAIMFEALFILTTVDAGTRVARFMLSDALGNLGGPLRKLRDPSWRIGAWSCSLLVVAGWGSILLMGVTDPLGGINTLFPLFGIANQLLAAIALTVVTVVVIKKGLLKWAWIPGLPLFWDALVTLTASWQKIFSHDPKIGYWQQHSQYVAAEAAGKTSFGSAKNPDQIDAVIRNTFIQGTLSIVFALLVVIVVVVGIVVAIQAIRGGGRPLTDDEAVPSRRFAPRGLFATDIEKEVQKQWDALPDSHARSVGTGHH